The nucleotide sequence GCCTTGGTCAGCGCCAGCCATGCCTGGATGTTCTCCCCTGCCGGGCACCCGGCGTTGCACGGTGGCAGCAGATCGACGTAGACCGGCAGACGCTGCCGGACCGGTCCGGCCCGGGAATGCCCGTGCAGAAGATCCGGCAACCACGTGAGGTCCTTGGGCGATCCGGTCATCATCCAGCTCCCCTCGGCGCGCACACTGCCGCCGTGGCCAAACATAAGGCTGCAGAGGGTAAACGGCAAGCCCGGCCCGGTGAGGTCACTGGCTGTGCAGTCACCGGAACCGGCAGATCGCCGGTGCCGCAGCGGTTGGCCCTGCAGCACCTTGATTCCGGGCGGGAGGGCGATTTCGTGGTGGGTCGATTACCGATCAATTGCCCGCTGTGCAATCGACCTGGATACCACCGGATGGAGACCGAATACTTCGATCGATGGTGGCTGATGGCGGCGTATACCCAGGGCGGGATCGATTTCCACACATGTCGCGCACCCGGCCGGCGATACCCGGGCATCACCGGTACCGCAGCACTGCACCGATACCACTGGGTGCGAGTTCCGCGCTTCCGGCCGGGACGACCCGTACCTGTGCGTCGGCCGCCAGCGCAGCTCGAACCGCGACATCAGCCAGGGCGGCGGACTGTGGGTCGGCGACCCCCGCGGCGATCAGAGCCTCCGCGGAGGCGGCGACCTGGGTCGGTTCGGCGCCGCACCAGGCACGGTTGCGCTCGGAGCGGGTCGGGTCGAGCAGGAGCACTCCGACCTGACCGGCGGACAGGGCCGACAGCGTTGCCTCCGATCCGGTGACGGCCAGCCCATGTGGTCGGCCGTCGTTGAAATCCCTGATGACGGCGGCGGTGTCGGCGTCGGCCACGACGGCCGCTGCTGCGGCGCTGCGAATCAGAGCTTCCTCCGGGTGACTCTGGTCGCCGTCGATGACCGTGATGAGATCGGCCACCCGGACGGGAACCTGTTGCATCAGGAACTGGACCGCGCGGACATCTCCGCAGACCGCGACAAGGCGCGGTTCTTGCTGATCGACGAGTCTGGTCAGTGCGTGTGCCACGTCGCCGGCATGGGATTCCCACCGATTCTCCGCCCGTTGCTGGAAGCGGCGCTGCGACCAACCGCGCGGCGCCGAGCGGGTGATGTCCAGATCGTCCCCCTCGACCTGGTAGATCAGATCCGGTCGGTCCGGCTGGACTTCGAACAACTCCGCTCCGAGTCGGTCGGTGATCACCAGGACATGGGACAGCATCGGCTGGGTCGCGATCAGAAGGGGCAGCAGGCTGGCCACCGGGGAGACCACGGCGTGCTCGATGTCCGCGGCACCGGGCAGATGAGCGACGTAGAGCAGTCCGGAATGGCTGGCCATCGCCACCAGGGTCTCACCGGAAAGGTAGGAATCGGCGACGGCGGAGTCCACCGCTGCGAGGGTCACCTCCGCAGCCCCTTCCTGGGAAAGCGAACGACGCATGTTCCTCCAGCGCAACGCCACCAGAGCCGACGCTTCGGGCACCGCACCGGCGGTGGTCAGATACACCGACACCACCGGTCCGACAGCACTGAGCACCATGGAGGGAATGGCCAGAATCGGCGTCGGACGATGAGTGACAACGTGTGTGGCGATGACATTCTCCTGATCTGGGATGACGGGCGACAGCGGTGTCTGCGGGCCAGCCAGCTGTCGCCGGCGCCCGATGTCCCACCGTGGTGAACGACATCGGCGTGCACTCTTCGGGCTCCGCCGGGCGTCATGGTCTCAGCGTGTGCCGGGGACGGAGGATCACGGCAGGGTACAAAGTCCTGCCTGACGAGCCGAAGTACCAATGGCGGATCGAGACGTGGTCATCAGGGCCTGAAGCCTGCGGGGTCGGGACTTTCGGCCCTGCTCAGCCGGTTCGCCCAGCGCTTACGCTCGCCCCAACTCGGGAAGGAACGGTAGAAATGACATTCGACAACACAGCCCCCACATCGCAGGAGGGCAGCGGCGCCTCCAACGGTCTGCGGTGTGCCCCGGTCGGCGCAGCCCGGCTCCTGGAGATGGCGGCATGAGCACCAGGATCGGCATCAACGGCTTCGGCCGGATCGGCCGGAACTACCTGAGGTCGGTCATCGACGCGCCCGACCTCGAGGTGGTCGCGGTGAACGATGTGTTCGACTCCGCCACGATGGTGCGGTTGCTCCGGTTCGACAGCACGTTCGGCCCATTTCGCCGTGACGTCGTCGATCTGGGCAACGCCATCAGCATCGATGGACGCAAGATCGTCGTCAGCGCCGAACGCGACCCCGCCAAGCTCGCCTGGCACGACAACGGCGTCGAGGTGGTCATCGAGTCGACCGGTAAGTTCCGGACCCGGGAGACCGTTGCGGCGCACCTGACGGCCGGAGCGTCGAAGGTGCTGATCTCGGCACCGGGCAAAGGGGTCGACGCGACGATCGTGCTCGGCGTCAACGACGAGATCTACGACCCGGTCAACCATCACATCATCTCCAATGCCTCGTGCACGACGAATTGTGTCGCTCCGATGGTCAAGGTGCTGCTCGATGCATTTGGAATCGAGAAGGGATACATGACCACCGTGCACGCCTACACCAATGACCAGAACCTGCTCGACGGGCCGCACAAGGACCCCCGCCGAGCTCGGTCGGCAGCGGTGAACATCATCCCGACCACCACCGGGGCCGCCCGCGCCGTCGGAGAGGTATTGCCCGCCATGAAGGGTCGCCTCGATGGTGTCGCACTGCGGGTGCCGGTCGTCGACGGTTCGCTGGTCGACCTCGCGGCCCTGCTCGAGCGGGACGTCACGGTGGACGAGGTCAACGCTGCCTTCGAGGCGGCCGGAGCTGCCGGCCCGCTGGCGGGGCGGCTCCGCTACACCACCGACCCGGTGGTGTCCTCCGACGTCATCGGCGACTCCGCATCCTGCCTCTTCGACTCGAGTCTGACCCAGGCGTCCGGAAAATTCGTCAAGGTATTCGGTTGGTACGACAACGAATGGGGCTACACGGCTCGGCTCGTCGACCTCACCCGCCTGGTGGCGAAGACCTGAACCGCTGACCGAGTTCGGCCACCAGGGCCGAGGCAGAGGATCGAGAAGCGGTCGACCCCATCGCGATGGGCCGGCCGTTCCACCCGTCACGAGAAGGGCCTGTCCATGGAGCACGTCGCGAAATGGCATGTCACGCTGTATTTCTTCGACCACGAGGAAGGCACCACCGCGCGAGCGGTGTTGACGACAGGGGTCACCACGATCCATGGGGAAGGCCATACCGGGCGCAATCCCGACGACCGACCGGTGACGGAGATCGGGACAGGGCTGGCGGCAGGCAGGGCGCTGGCCGATATGGCCGCTCAACTGATGGCCGTCGGCGCAGACGACGTAGCGGGCGTGTCCTCACCCGGTTGACGATCCCGGCGGCAGGGTCGTCAACCGGTGGAGGGTGGCCGGCGGCGATCAAGGAGCACTTCCGACGGCCGATCAGCCGCCCGACCCGCCTTCTCACCCGCCCAACTCGGCCAGGATCAACCGGCACAGCTCGGGAATGGCTGCTGCGACTCTTTCGGACAGACCCAGGCCGGCGTCGGTGTTCTGGACCTCGACGCCGAACAGCACGAGGCGTCGCGGGATCCGGTCGAGCGCTTCGGCCAACCTGATGGCGTCCGTGACCCCGAGGCCGTGGGTGTTGCCACCGGTAGCCCGCCCCACCGCCGGTCCGCGATGAATCCGTCCCGGGGTCGCCGACTCGCACCGCACGGCGTCCACGAGGACCGCGAGGTCCACCCCGGTGAACGCGTCCAGCAGGCTGGTGGCCTCGCCGTCCATCACGGTGACCGAGACCCCCGGCAGGTGCAGGGTTTCGATGGTGGCGACCGCGGCCGGGCCGATCCCGTCGTCGTGACGGTACGGATTGCCGATTCCGATGACTGCCACCCTGGGCTGCGACGGCCGAACGACCACCCCCTGGATCACAGCCGGTGCACGGTGAGGTCGAGAAAGTGTGTGGCGCAGGAGATACAGGGATCGTAGTTCCGAATGGTCCGCTCGCACACATGCGCCAGAGCGGCGTCGTCGAGATCCCGGTTGGCCTCGACGACGGCGAGCAGGTCGCCCTCGATGGCCGCCTGGTTCTGCGAGGTGGGGGGAACGATCGTGGCCGAGAGGATGAGGCCCTCCGCATCCAACTCGTAGCGGTGGTAGAGCAGACCGCGCGGGGCCTCGCTCACGCCGTGTCCGACACCGGCGCGAGGAAGTACCGGCTCGGCAGCCACGTCGGGGCGGACGTAATCGGCGATCAGGCGCAGCGCCTCGTCGATCGCATAGACCACCTCGACGGCCCGCACCACGATGCTGCGGAAAGGGTTCCGGCACACCGGACCCAGGCCGGCTGCGGCCGCGGCCTGCCGGGCCAGGGGCGAGAGCTGGGCCGAGTTGAGGCTGTACCGGGCCAACGGCCCGGTGAGGTATCGGCCCCCGTCGAGAGTGGCGTGCAGGGCGGTCGAATGCGATACCTGATGCTCCACCACGTGATCAGGGAACTCGGCGGCCGAGAAGTCCAGGCCACCGGAGGACCGGACTCGGCCGGACTCGATCGCATAGTGGTCCGGAT is from Nakamurella sp. PAMC28650 and encodes:
- a CDS encoding Vms1/Ankzf1 family peptidyl-tRNA hydrolase; the encoded protein is MVLSAVGPVVSVYLTTAGAVPEASALVALRWRNMRRSLSQEGAAEVTLAAVDSAVADSYLSGETLVAMASHSGLLYVAHLPGAADIEHAVVSPVASLLPLLIATQPMLSHVLVITDRLGAELFEVQPDRPDLIYQVEGDDLDITRSAPRGWSQRRFQQRAENRWESHAGDVAHALTRLVDQQEPRLVAVCGDVRAVQFLMQQVPVRVADLITVIDGDQSHPEEALIRSAAAAAVVADADTAAVIRDFNDGRPHGLAVTGSEATLSALSAGQVGVLLLDPTRSERNRAWCGAEPTQVAASAEALIAAGVADPQSAALADVAVRAALAADAQVRVVPAGSAELAPSGIGAVLRYR
- the gap gene encoding type I glyceraldehyde-3-phosphate dehydrogenase is translated as MSTRIGINGFGRIGRNYLRSVIDAPDLEVVAVNDVFDSATMVRLLRFDSTFGPFRRDVVDLGNAISIDGRKIVVSAERDPAKLAWHDNGVEVVIESTGKFRTRETVAAHLTAGASKVLISAPGKGVDATIVLGVNDEIYDPVNHHIISNASCTTNCVAPMVKVLLDAFGIEKGYMTTVHAYTNDQNLLDGPHKDPRRARSAAVNIIPTTTGAARAVGEVLPAMKGRLDGVALRVPVVDGSLVDLAALLERDVTVDEVNAAFEAAGAAGPLAGRLRYTTDPVVSSDVIGDSASCLFDSSLTQASGKFVKVFGWYDNEWGYTARLVDLTRLVAKT
- a CDS encoding dsRBD fold-containing protein yields the protein MEHVAKWHVTLYFFDHEEGTTARAVLTTGVTTIHGEGHTGRNPDDRPVTEIGTGLAAGRALADMAAQLMAVGADDVAGVSSPG
- a CDS encoding hydrogenase maturation protease; this encodes MAVIGIGNPYRHDDGIGPAAVATIETLHLPGVSVTVMDGEATSLLDAFTGVDLAVLVDAVRCESATPGRIHRGPAVGRATGGNTHGLGVTDAIRLAEALDRIPRRLVLFGVEVQNTDAGLGLSERVAAAIPELCRLILAELGG